A part of bacterium genomic DNA contains:
- the smpB gene encoding SsrA-binding protein SmpB: MNVGVSEDRIHSVRANRGLGGGPKGSPGIKIVATNRQAGFRYELLDKYEAGMVLLGSEVKSLRDGNANIGDAYVVHTRSGELILYNSHIAPYPPANRLNHAPLRPRKLLLHAHELEHLIGKLKERGLTLIPTKIYFKNGRAKIEICLARGKKNIDKREDIKKKEQKREMDRAMRRKR, encoded by the coding sequence GTGAACGTTGGCGTGAGCGAGGATCGGATTCATTCCGTCCGAGCGAACAGGGGGCTCGGGGGAGGCCCGAAGGGATCCCCCGGTATCAAGATCGTCGCCACGAACCGCCAGGCCGGATTCCGTTACGAACTCTTGGACAAGTACGAGGCGGGGATGGTCCTTCTCGGCAGCGAGGTGAAGTCCCTGCGCGACGGCAACGCCAACATCGGCGACGCCTACGTCGTCCATACGAGGTCCGGCGAGCTCATCCTCTACAACTCGCACATCGCCCCCTACCCGCCGGCCAACCGCTTGAATCACGCGCCCCTGCGTCCCCGGAAGCTCCTCCTCCACGCCCATGAGCTCGAACACCTCATCGGCAAGCTCAAGGAGCGCGGCCTCACGCTCATCCCCACGAAGATCTACTTCAAGAACGGCCGGGCCAAGATCGAGATCTGCCTCGCGCGGGGAAAGAAGAACATCGACAAGCGGGAGGACATCAAGAAGAAGGAGCAAAAGCGCGAGATGGACCGCGCGATGCGGCGGAAACGGTAG
- a CDS encoding DUF882 domain-containing protein, translating to MIIFLSFVLGGGGSAWPGAGEGGDGVLSLYTYHLGETARVRYREGDRYLPESLKQLETIFRSRDSDKVLPVDRNLLELIDRIEDHFGVRQVEIISGYRSTAFNKELKATGHAVANESFHTKAMAADLHLDEITEEALKAYAESLKTGGVGFYPSLHMVHVDVGPVRTWGEPAPRKAWVGEKNAAAPVTLTVAPDRSVGKKALDSLKVEGGAIEPAVDIEFFDRGRWTVVGQVDATVPLSKQQEALADLPFGKFRLKARVKGQPDLFQYSNEFYFKRM from the coding sequence ATGATAATTTTTTTGTCCTTCGTTTTGGGGGGAGGAGGGTCCGCCTGGCCGGGGGCCGGGGAGGGGGGGGACGGCGTCCTCTCCTTATATACCTACCATTTGGGCGAGACGGCCCGGGTCCGTTACCGGGAGGGGGACCGGTACCTGCCCGAGTCCCTGAAGCAGCTCGAGACGATCTTCCGGTCGAGGGATTCCGACAAGGTCCTGCCCGTCGACCGGAATCTCCTCGAACTCATCGACCGGATCGAGGACCACTTCGGCGTCCGCCAGGTCGAGATCATTTCCGGTTACCGGAGCACGGCCTTCAACAAGGAGTTGAAGGCGACCGGCCACGCCGTGGCGAACGAGAGCTTTCACACCAAGGCCATGGCGGCGGATCTTCATTTGGACGAGATCACCGAGGAGGCGCTCAAGGCTTACGCCGAGTCGCTCAAGACCGGCGGCGTCGGGTTCTATCCGTCGCTTCATATGGTGCACGTGGACGTGGGGCCGGTGAGGACCTGGGGCGAGCCCGCGCCCCGCAAGGCGTGGGTGGGGGAGAAGAACGCGGCGGCGCCGGTCACGCTCACGGTCGCGCCCGACCGGTCGGTCGGGAAGAAGGCCTTGGACTCGCTGAAGGTCGAGGGCGGGGCCATCGAACCGGCGGTCGACATCGAATTTTTCGATCGGGGCCGGTGGACGGTCGTCGGCCAAGTCGACGCAACCGTTCCCCTGAGCAAGCAACAGGAGGCTCTGGCCGATCTGCCTTTTGGAAAATTCCGGCTGAAGGCGAGAGTGAAGGGCCAGCCGGACCTGTTTCAATACTCCAACGAATTTTATTTCAAACGCATGTAG
- a CDS encoding thrombospondin type 3 repeat-containing protein yields the protein MRRRVFAGVLAALFCLGGLRLESQERSLPGVPAPSEDSKIDPRLRNVANRLHDLKRRGLPRADSGRLVRVDGAGAVQTYLHVEALNDGVLSQLKGRGARIEIADREAGIVQAWVPYENLGAIQDLPFVRRITPPSYGVSRLASCASQSGNACRTEGDAVHRADDLRALGYDGTGVKVGVISDGVDGLCDAAAAEELPAGITVFGTCNDSNPCGCSDGDEGTAMLEIVHDMAPGATLAFGAGLSTSLEFRNRVDDLKNTFQADVIVDDLGFYDEPYFEDGLVALKVKEAVDAGIVFASAGGNDAENHYEGDYADSGDGMGSHQIGAGNNVFNVTGFNPVVILQWSNPFGSSGDDYDLCLQGENQGQCGAHNANQNGNDDPIEAADLNCAGGCQVQVRKVSGNAQRIELFVLGGTLAAEDNVAAGSLFGHPAVAGVLSAAAVDAADPGHDDVEAYSSQGPADIFFPSVESRAKPDLTALDGVEVGGFGGFPSPFFGTSAAAPHVAGAAALLLGGLAPSGDDAEAALLATAADIETAGFDPLSGAGLLDVFAAAAWLTAGTDTDGDGVPDFSDNCDTDANPAQEDHDGDALGDVCDPDDDNDGDLDGADNCPLKANANQSDTDGDGAGNACDPDDDDDGVLDGPDNCDLAANADQSDRDGDGIGDACDPIDDTPPEPTTGGTTGGTAGGETGGSTTTGDGGGTTGGVEPSPETPANSPGGCSLSR from the coding sequence ATGCGCCGGAGGGTCTTTGCAGGAGTACTCGCCGCCCTGTTTTGCCTGGGCGGCCTCCGGCTGGAATCCCAGGAACGTTCGCTCCCCGGCGTCCCGGCGCCGTCCGAAGACTCCAAGATCGACCCGCGCCTCCGGAACGTGGCCAACCGGCTCCATGACCTGAAGCGCCGCGGTCTCCCGCGCGCGGACTCCGGCCGCCTCGTCCGCGTCGACGGCGCGGGCGCGGTCCAGACCTACCTCCACGTCGAGGCCCTGAACGACGGCGTCCTCTCGCAATTGAAAGGCCGCGGCGCGCGCATCGAGATCGCGGACCGCGAGGCCGGAATCGTGCAGGCCTGGGTGCCTTATGAGAATCTCGGCGCGATTCAAGACCTCCCCTTCGTCCGCCGGATCACGCCGCCGAGTTACGGCGTCTCAAGGCTCGCCTCCTGCGCCTCGCAGTCCGGGAACGCCTGCCGGACGGAAGGCGACGCGGTCCACCGCGCCGACGACCTGCGCGCCCTAGGCTACGACGGGACCGGCGTCAAGGTGGGCGTCATCTCCGACGGCGTCGACGGCCTCTGCGACGCGGCGGCGGCCGAGGAGCTTCCGGCCGGCATCACCGTCTTTGGAACGTGCAACGACTCCAATCCCTGCGGCTGCAGCGACGGCGACGAGGGCACCGCGATGCTGGAGATCGTCCACGACATGGCGCCCGGCGCGACGCTCGCGTTCGGGGCGGGGCTGTCAACGAGCCTCGAATTCCGCAACCGCGTCGACGACCTCAAAAACACCTTCCAGGCGGACGTCATCGTGGACGACCTGGGCTTCTACGATGAGCCGTACTTCGAGGACGGCCTGGTCGCGTTGAAGGTGAAGGAGGCGGTCGACGCGGGCATCGTCTTCGCCTCCGCGGGGGGCAACGACGCCGAAAACCACTACGAAGGCGACTATGCCGACAGCGGGGACGGCATGGGCAGCCATCAGATCGGCGCGGGCAACAACGTCTTCAACGTGACGGGCTTCAATCCCGTCGTCATCCTTCAGTGGTCCAACCCCTTCGGAAGTTCGGGGGACGACTACGACCTCTGCCTGCAGGGCGAGAACCAGGGCCAATGCGGGGCCCACAACGCGAATCAGAACGGAAACGACGACCCGATCGAGGCGGCGGACCTCAACTGCGCCGGCGGGTGCCAGGTCCAGGTCCGCAAGGTGTCGGGAAACGCGCAGAGGATCGAGCTTTTCGTCCTGGGCGGCACGCTCGCCGCGGAGGACAACGTGGCGGCGGGGAGCCTCTTCGGCCATCCGGCGGTCGCGGGCGTCCTTTCGGCCGCCGCCGTCGACGCGGCCGACCCCGGCCACGACGACGTCGAGGCCTACAGTTCGCAGGGCCCGGCGGACATCTTTTTTCCCTCCGTGGAGTCGCGCGCCAAGCCGGACCTCACCGCCTTGGACGGCGTGGAGGTCGGCGGGTTCGGCGGATTCCCCAGCCCCTTCTTCGGGACCTCCGCCGCCGCCCCTCACGTCGCGGGCGCCGCCGCCCTGCTCTTGGGGGGGCTCGCGCCGTCGGGGGACGACGCCGAGGCGGCCCTCCTCGCGACGGCCGCCGACATCGAAACGGCGGGATTCGACCCCCTTTCCGGAGCGGGGCTCCTGGATGTCTTTGCGGCGGCCGCTTGGTTGACCGCCGGCACCGACACGGACGGCGACGGCGTCCCGGACTTTTCGGACAACTGCGATACGGACGCAAACCCCGCCCAGGAGGATCACGACGGCGACGCCCTGGGCGATGTTTGCGATCCCGACGACGACAACGACGGCGATTTGGACGGAGCCGACAACTGCCCGCTCAAGGCCAACGCGAACCAAAGCGACACCGACGGCGACGGCGCGGGGAACGCCTGCGACCCCGACGACGACGATGACGGGGTCTTGGACGGGCCCGACAACTGCGATCTGGCCGCCAATGCCGACCAGTCCGATCGGGACGGCGATGGAATCGGCGACGCCTGCGACCCCATCGACGACACGCCGCCGGAACCAACGACCGGAGGGACCACCGGGGGGACCGCCGGGGGCGAGACGGGCGGCAGCACGACCACGGGGGACGGGGGCGGGACGACCGGAGGCGTCGAACCGTCTCCGGAAACTCCCGCGAACTCCCCGGGCGGCTGTTCCCTCAGCCGTTGA
- a CDS encoding DUF5684 domain-containing protein, whose protein sequence is MNPDQVPQMNPAMGAGIGIGVLIVYLVAYVFFAYCLAKIAEKTGQPFKTALIMALIPIANIILLLQVAAKPLWWIILLIIPIVNIVIVAIVWMAICERLGKNKWLGLLMFVPIANLILLLMLAFGGGGVPAVKAA, encoded by the coding sequence ATGAATCCAGATCAAGTTCCACAGATGAACCCGGCGATGGGCGCCGGAATCGGGATCGGCGTCTTGATCGTCTATCTCGTCGCCTACGTCTTCTTTGCCTACTGCCTGGCGAAGATCGCCGAGAAGACCGGCCAGCCGTTCAAGACGGCCCTCATCATGGCGCTGATTCCCATCGCCAACATCATCCTGCTCCTCCAGGTCGCGGCCAAGCCGCTCTGGTGGATCATCCTGCTCATCATCCCCATCGTGAACATCGTCATCGTCGCGATCGTCTGGATGGCGATCTGCGAGAGGCTCGGAAAAAACAAGTGGCTGGGCCTGCTCATGTTCGTGCCCATCGCCAACCTGATCCTCCTGCTGATGCTCGCCTTCGGCGGGGGCGGGGTGCCGGCGGTCAAAGCGGCCTAG